TGACCTGGCTTCCTAGAATGGATGAATCATTGTGTTGAACCCCTCTTATCTAGAATGGATGAATCATTGTGTTGACCTGGCTTCCTAGAATGGATGAAGCATTGTGTTGACCTGGCTTCCTAGAATGGATGAAGCATTGTGTTGAACCCCTCTTATCTAGAATGGATGAATCATTGTGTTGAACCCCTCTTATCTAGAATGGATGAATCATTGTGTTGAACCCCTCTTATCTAGAATGGATGAATCATTGTGTTGAACCCCTCTTATCTAGAATGGATGAATCATTGTGTTGAACCCCTCTTATCTAGAATGGGTGAATCATTGTGTTGAACCCCTCTTATCTAGAATGGATGAAGCATTGTGTTGAACCCCTCTTATCTAGAATGGATGAAGCATTGTGTTGAACCCCTCTTATCTAGAATGGATGAAGCATTGTGTTGAACCCCTCTTATCTAGAATGGATGAAGCATTGTGTTGAACCCCTCTTATCTAGAATGGATGAAGCATTGTGTTGAACCCCTCTTATCTAGAATGGATGAAGCATTGTGTTGAACCCCTCTTATCTAGAATGGATGAAGCATTGTGTTGAACCCCTCTTATCTAGAATGGATGAATCATTGTGTTGAACCCCTCTTATCTAGAATGGATGAATCATTGTGTTGAACCCCTCTTATCTAGAATGGATGAATCATTGTGTTGAACCCCTCTTATCTAGAATGAATTAATCATTGTGTTGAACCCCTCTTATCTAGAATGGCGACAAGTTTGATGGTCATGGTGGTCAAGCATTCAGTTTGCATCATAACAACATTGCATCATATCCGTCAAGGTTTCTGACCACACACACTTTGGCTACAGGTCAAGATCACCCAGACTCCATATACTGTTTACCGTGACCCCCTCTCTGTGACCCCCTCTCTGTGACCCCTGTAGAGGTTGTGCTACCTGAAAGACCCAAGCTGAAGTTTCTGAACAAGGTGCCCAACTTTAAGAAGGCGAGGAAGGAGATGAAGAAGCTAAGAGACATCCAGGGACCAGCCCAGACAGCCAACACCTTCACCAAGGGACAGTATGGCAtcgtggtgagtgtgtgtgtgtgtgtgtgtgtgtgtgtgtgtgtgcgtgtgcgtgtgtgagtgtgttgaatACACAGAGAACTCCGTCGACATGCCTACGAGGGTTATGTGTTAAAATAATCTCCCATCAGGGTCTGTGGATGTAGTTATATTGATCAAAACTTCCCCCTAAAGGTCAATGTTCCAGAACTGTTCTGTGGTTGATAAAAGTTCATTTATTTCTTCACTGTTTCAAACTTCCTCcaatcatcctcctctcctcaggcGCTGGGCGGGGCTACCTCCACTTCTTATCtaatcatcctcctctcctcaggcGCTGGGCGGGGCTACCTCCACTTCTTATCtaatcatcctcctctcctcaggcGCTGGGCGGGGCTACCTCCACTTCTTATCCAATCATCTGCCTCTCCTCAGGCGCTGGGCGGGGCTACCTCCACTTCTTATTCAATCAACCTCCTTTCCTCAGGCGCTGGGCGGGGCTACTGCCACTTCTTATCCAATCATCTGCCTCTCCTTAGGTGCTGGGCGGGGCTACC
This portion of the Oncorhynchus kisutch isolate 150728-3 unplaced genomic scaffold, Okis_V2 scaffold770, whole genome shotgun sequence genome encodes:
- the LOC109877029 gene encoding uncharacterized protein LOC109877029 isoform X2, whose translation is MLSLFKSALVGLANTGRSTGLQGVLQSHRKVLSAGMKTYEVPPDYSEVVLPERPKLKFLNKVPNFKKARKEMKKLRDIQGPAQTANTFTKGQYGIVALGGATSTSYLIILLSSGAGRGYLHFLSNHPPLLRRWAGLPPLLIQSSASPQALGGATSTSYSINLLSSGAGRGYCHFLSNHLPLLRCWAGLPPLLIQSSASPQALGGATSTSYPIILLSSGAGRGYPHFLSNHPPLLRCWEGLPPLI